From Roseateles sp. SL47:
GGCGACCCAATCCGCCAAATCCTTCAACCCGCCCTGGTCGAAGAGTTGACGCAAGGGGACATCAACCTGCAATTCCGAGCGCAGGCGTGACGCCATCTGCACCGCCAGCAGGGAATGGCCCCCCAGATCGAAGAAGTTGTCGTGCCGGCCGATGCGCTGCATCCCCAGCAGCTCCTGCCAGATGCCAGCGATGGCGCACTCGACCGGTCCGACCGGCACTTCATAGGCCTGCATGGCCACCGACCCGTCATCGGGATCGGGCAGCGCTTGGCGATCCAGCTTCCCGTTGGGCGTCAGGGGAAAGGCGTCGAGCACAACAAACGCCGATGGCACCATATAGTCTGGGAGCTGGCTCCTCAGCTGCGTGCGCAGTTCCCCGACAAGCAGCTCATGTCCGGCGTGAGGAGTGAGATACGCCACCAGGCGCTTGTCTTCCGAGGAGCTCGAGCGGGCCAGGACTACGGCCTCCCGCACGCCCAGGCATTGCGCCAGACGAGCCTCGATTTCCCCCAGCTCGATACGGAAGCCCCGGATCTTGACCTGATGGTCGTTGCGACCGAGGTATTCAATGCTGCCGTCCGGCAACCATCGCGCGAGGTCCCCTGTTTTGTAAAGGCGTGCAGCGGCCTGACCGGAATGGGGATCGGGTACGAAGCGCTGCTGCGTCAATTCGGCCCGGTTCCAATACCCGCGTGCCACCTGGACGCCCGCAATGTGCAGCTCGCCGCTCACCCCCAATGGCGTTGGCTGCCCCTGCGGATCGAGAATGTAGATGGCCGTGTTCGCGATGGGGCGGCCGATAGGGACGAAGGTCCGGTGATCGTCGAGCGAGCAGGTCCAGGCCGTGACGTCCACCGAAGCCTCGGTGGGGCCATACAGGTTGTGCAGTCCGGTCCCTGGAAGCGTGGTCAGCAGTTCCCTGGCCAAGGCGGCCGGGAGCTCCTCGCCACTGCAGACCACCCGACGCAGACCGGTGCACGAAGCGGCTCCTTCGTACGCCAGGAATTGCTGAAGCATGGACGGCACGAAGTGGACGGTCGTCACGCCGGTATGGCGAATGACCGCAGATAGATAGGCGGGGTCCTTGTGGCCCTCAGGTCGGGCCATCACCAGCCGCGCACCCAACATGAGCGGCCAGAAAAACTCCCAGACCGACACATCGAAGCCGAAGGGCGTCTTCTGCAGCACCGCTTCGTCAGCCCGCAGGTCGAGGGCTTCCTGCATCCAGCGCAGCCGGTTGACCACCCCGGCGTGCTCCACCATCACCCCCTTGGGCTGCCCGGTGGAGCCCGAGGTGTAGATGATGTAGGCCAGGTGGCGGGCGTTCAGCCCCAGGGCCTGCGGGTCCGGGTCGTGCCGCGGCTGGACCTCGATCTGCGCCGCTTCCGCTCCATCCAGCGCCAGCACCGGCACCCCGATGGCCACCCCCTGGCGCATCTCCTGCACCAGCGCCTGCTGCGTCAGCACCGCCCCAGGCTCACTGTCCCCCAGCATGTACGCCAGCCGCGCCGCCGGATAAGCCGGGTCCAGCGGCACATACGCCGCCCCCGACTTCAGAATGCCCAGCAGCCCCACCACCATCTCCACGCTGCGCTGCATGCAGATCGCCACCCGGTCGTCCGGCCGGATCCCCAGCTGCACCAACCGATGCGCCACCTGGTTGGCCCGCTCGTTCAGCTCCCCGTAGCTCAGCTGCTGCTGCTCATACACCAGCGCCGTGGCCTGCGGCCTCGCCCTCACCTGCTCCTCAAACAGCTCGTGAATCAGCTCGTCCTGCGGATACGCCCGCGCCGTGGCGTTGAACTCCTCCAGCACTTGCCTGCGCTGCGCCGCGCTCAGCAGCGCCAGCTCGCTGACCCGTTGCGTCGGATCTTCCACCAGCCCCCGCAGCACCGCCTGCAGGTAGCCCTCCAGCCGCTGGATGCTGCTCGGCTCGTACAGCGCGCTCGCGTAGCTCAGCGTCGCACTCAAGCCCTCTGGCGTCTCGCTCAGCGCCAGGCTCAGATCGAACTGCGTGCTGCCACTGTCCGGTGCCAAGGTGCTGATGCTCAGCCCGCTGAGCTGCAGCGGGCCCTGCACCGGCGTGTTGTTCAGGCTCAGCATGTTCTGGAACAGCGGGCTGTGGCTCAGGCTGCGCTGCGGCTGCAGCGCTTCCACCACCTGCTCAAACGGCAGATCCTGGTGTTCGTACGCGTCCAGCGTGCTGGCCTTGACCTGCTGCAGCAACTCCTGCACTGTCGGGTCGTCCTCCAGCCTCACCCTCAGCGCCAGGGTGTTCACGAAGAACCCGATCAGCCCCTCCACCTCGCTGCGCTGCCGATTCGCCACCGGCGTGCCCACCACAATGTCCTTCTGCCCGCTGAGCCGGCTCAGCAGCACCGCCCACCCCGCCAGCAGCGTCATGAACAGCGTCGCCCCCTGGCTCTGCGCCAGCCCCTGCAGCCCCGCACTCACCTGTGCAGGAATCTCAAAGCGCCACTGCCCGCCCTCATAGCTTTGCTCCACCGGCCTCGGCCGGTCCGTGGGCAGCTCCAGCAGGGCCGGTGCTCCGCCCAACTGCTCCTTCCAGTACTGCGTCTGCTGCCGCAGCACCTCCCCCTGCAGCCACTGGCGTTGCCACACGGCGTAGTCCGCATACTGGATAGTCAACGGCTCCAGCGGGTCCTCCCGACCCTGGCTGTACGCCTCATACAGTGCGCTCACCTCCCTCACCATGATCCCGGTGGACCACCCGTCGGAGATGATGTGGTGCTGCGTCAGCAGCAGGATGTGCGCCTGCTCCTCCAGCTTGAGCAGTTGGCCCCGGATCAGCGGCCCCCGCGCCAGATCAAACGGCGCGCGCTGCTCCTCCTGGCTCAGGCTTTGCACCGCCTGCGTGCGCTGCGGCTCCTCCAGCCCGCTCAGGTCCACCTCCTGCCACTGGAACCCCACCTCCGGCCCATCGATCCACTGCACCGTCTGTCCGTCCACGCTGCCAAACCGCGTGCGCAAGATCTCGTGGCGCCTCACCAGCCCGTCCAGCGTCGCCTTCAGCGCCTGGCGCTGCAGCGCGCCGCTGAGCCTCAGCGCCACCGGCATGTGGTACGCCGCCCCCGCCGCCGCGTCCAGCCGGTCCAGGAACCACAGCCGCTGCTGGGCGTACGACACCGGCAGCGCGGCGCTTCGGTCCGCCGGGGTGATTCGCTGCCCCAGGTGCTGCCCAAGGCTTGCACCGGCTTGCTCCACGCTCTTCGCAAACGCCGCCAGCTCCGGCTGGTTGAACAACGCGCGCAGGCTGCTCTCCACCCCCAGCTCCTGGCGCACCCGCACGATCACACGTACCGCCAACAGCGAATGGCCGCCCAGTTCAAAGAAGTTGTCGTGTCGCCCGACGCGCTCCACCCCCAGCAGCTCCTGCCAGATCTGCGCCAGGCGCTGCTCCAGCGGGTCAGCCGGAGCCTCGTACGGCTGGCTCACCAGCGCACCGGCCTCCGGGGCCGGCAGCGCCTGCCGGTCAATCTTGCCGTTGGGCGTCAGCGGCAGCCCCGCCAGCACCACAAACGCACTGGGCACCATGTAATCCGCCAACGCTTCGGCCAGTCGGCTCCTGAGCGCACTGACCGCCAGCGCTTCCCCCTGCGCCCCTTCCTGCGCGCTCACGTAGGCCACCAGCCGCTTGTCGCCGCCCTGGTCCTCCCGCGCCACCACCACCGCCTCCCTCACCCCGGGGCATTGCACCAGCCGCGCTTCGATCTCCCCCAGCTCGATCCGGAACCCCCGGATCTTCACCTGATGGTCGTTGCGCCCCAGGTACTCAATGTCGCCGTCCGCCAGCCAGCGTCCCAGGTCTCCCGTCTTGTACAGACGCGCCCCCGCCTCCCCGCTGAACCCGTCCTCCACAAACCGCTGCTGGGTCAGGTCCGGCCGCTTCCAGTACCCCCGCGCCACCCCGTGGCCCCCAATGTGGATCTCCCCCACCACCCCGATCGGCACCGGTCGGCCCTGTCCGTCCAGGATGTAGATCCGTGTGTTGGCGATCGGGCGGCCAATGTGTTGCACGGCCTGCACACCCGCCTGCACCGGGTCGATGCAGCACGCGGTGGACCAGACGGTGGTCTCGGTGGGGCCGTACAGATTCCACAGCTGCGCCCCCTTGCCGCTCAGCCGTTGGGCCAGCGGCCCCGACAAGGCCTCACCCCCGCACAGCATCCTCAGCCCGGCTCGGCCCGTCCAGCCGTTGTCCAGCAACATGCGCCAGGTGACCGGCGTCGCCTGCATCAGCGTGACGCCCGACCGCTCCAGGGCCTGCTCCAGCAAGCTCGCATCGCTGGCCGTCTCTCGGCTGACCAGCACCATGCGGGCGCCGTTGATCAGCGGCAGGTACAGCTCCAATCCCGCAATGTCGAAGGACAGCGTGGTCACCGCCAGCACCGCGTCTTCTGAACTCACCCGCAACAGCCCCGTCATGGCGCTCAGGAAATTCACCACCGAGCGGTGCTCGATCTGCACCCCCTTGGGCTGCCCGGTGGAGCCCGACGTGTAGATGATGTAGGCCAGGTGGCGGCTGTGCAGCCCGTGGCGCCGCCTCGTGTCCGGATCCACCACCGGCTGCGCTTGCAGCAACGCGCCATCCTCACCGTCCGGGACCAGCAGCGCCACGCCCGTCGGGGTCACTTCGCGCACGGCCGACACCAGCGCCTGCTCCGTCAGCACCACCGCCGGCTCGCAGTCGCTCAGCATGTACGCCAGCCGCGCCGCCGGATACGCCGGGTCCAGCGGCACATACGCCGCCCCCGACTTGAGGATGCCCAGCACCCCCACCACCATCTCCACGCCCCGCGACATGCAGATCGCCACACGGTCGTCCGGCTCAATGCCCAATGCCAGCAGCCGATGCGCCACCCGGTTCGCCCGCTCATTGAGCTCCGCATAGCTCAACACCTGCGTATCGTCTTCCACAGCAACCGCCTGCGGCTGCATACGTACCTGCGCCTCAAACCGCTCCTGCACCAACTCGCCTTCTTCGTACCTCACCGCCGTCGCGTTGAAGTCCTCCAACAGACGGATTTGTTCTGTCGCATCCAAAAAGGGCAGATGACCCACCGGCGTCTCGGGATGCTGGACCGCAGACTGCAGCATCACGGCGAGCGAACGAGGGATGCGTTCGATCTCCTCCGGATCAAACGCCAAGGTGTTGTAGATGAACTCGACCACCACGTCGCCATCACGATGATGGTCTCTGAGGTTGATCAGCAAGGGCGTGCGTTCAAAGCCGGAGTGCATGGGAACGACCCGAGCGGGCACTCCGCCGAAGCTGGCATCACCATCGAAGTACATGGTCGACACCATCACATCAAAGAGCTGGCGGCGACCGGTTGGTGCGAGATGAATACTGCGATTGATGTCCGCCAACGGGTAGCGCTGATGGCGATAGCTGCGCCGGAGTTCAGCAACCAGTTCGCGTACCAGTGCCGGAAACGAACGGGCGCCATCCACATGCAGGCCGATGGGGCTGACCGATGAAAACATGCCGGGTGTGTGCTTGTGGCGCGCGGCACTTCGGTTGTGCACCGGCAAGCCGATCACCACCTCTTCATTGGGCGTCACCCAGGCAAAATACGCTGCCAGTGCGGCGAGGAAGACATGTGTGAATGTGGCCCCCTGCTCGGCGGCATAGGCCTGCAAGCGGTCATGCTCTTCTCTCGACAAGACCCAGTGCGCCTGCGCGCTGGGAGCCAGCTGCCCCTGCGCGTCGGTGCTGGGGCGCTGCACCAGGGGGTCTGGCAGCCGGCCATAACGGCCGCGCCAATACTGTCCATCCAGGGCGTGACGCTCTGACCGCAGATAGCGCTCATCGTCCGCGACAAACGCCCGGTAAGACGACGCAGGCTCCTCAAGCACGTCCCCTTGCAGAAACGCGTTGTAGAGGCGCGCCACCGACTGCACGATCAGTGAAATGCCAACGCCGTCAGTGACGAGGTGGTGATAACGCTGCAGCCAAAAATGCTTGGTAGGGCTGACGCGAATGAGCTGCGTGCTCCACAGCAACCCGCCTCGCAGCGAAAACGGCTGAGAGAAGCTCGATTGCATGTAGCTTCTCGCCTGCGCTTCAGCATCCGTCGACGAGGAGAAGTCGACCAGTGGCAGGGCCACGTCCACCTGTGGGAGCACCATCTGCCGCGCCTGTCCGTCCTCCTCAAGGAACAGCAGGCGAAGCGCTTCGTGGGCATCGGCCAGACACTGAACCGCCTGTTGCAGCACCTGCGGGTCGATGGGCCCGTCCATCTGCCAGGCCATGCCGATGTTGTAGCAAGGCAGCTGCGGATCGAGCATCTGATCAAACCAGATCACCTGCTGGGCGGACGACAGCGGGAAGGTTTCAAAGCCCAGCGCCTGAATGAGGCATCGCTCTGCGGACGATGCAGTTGCAACGGCCCGCCAGAGTGCGCCCATCAAAGCCGCGCACCGCGCCCGACACGCAGCGGCGTCTTCCGAGGAACAGGCCGCCTCAGGCAGGTTCCCCCGTCCATGGGACAGCGCCGTCTGGCCATCGGGAGCGTCTACCAAGTACCAACGGAACACAGGCATCGACCGCTGAGGGACGCGCCAGGACGCCATGCGCCCATGGAACTCCCTGCAGGTGATGGCATGCCCCACATCCCCCCCCGTCAGCAGCACCTGCAGCCGCTCCAGGCTCAGTGGATCCTGCGGCACCCAGGCGACCACGGGCGTCACCCCTGCCTGCAAGCAACCCAACAACGCACTGAGGAAATCGACACCGGGCTCCAGCAGCACTGCCACCTTGCCAACGGCTTGGGCCTCGCGCAGGGCGCCACCCATCGCACAGACGCGGCCGTAAAGCGCCGCATGGCTGATACGAAGGCTGCCGTTCTCCAGGTCCTGGAAGAACGCCGAGGCATCTGCATCCGGTTCATGCTGTGCCAGAGCCTTCAGCATGCCCACCAAATCACCAAACTCAGCGAAGTCGATCATCACTTTGTACCGTGGAGCAGCATGAGAAAGAGAAAGCGCTACGAACGCTGTCGCAGCGCTGATGCACCGAAGGCTGCGGGGCGATCAGGCGAACGCTGCGGCCCCTCCCTGGTCCACCAAGCGCCCCTTGTCCAGATGCCAGGTCCGCTTCGCATGGCTGGCGGCTTTCTGGTCGTGGGTGACCATCACGATGGTCTTGCCGTGCTCCCGGCTGAGCAGTTCCAGCAGCAGCAGGATGTCATCCGCCGTGGCCCGATCCAGGTCACCCGTCGGCTCATCGCAGACCAGCAACCGCGGGTCGGCCACCAGCGCCCTGGCAATCGCCACGCGCTGCAACTGGCCACCAGAGAGCTCTGAGGGTTTGTGCTTCGCGCGATCCTCCAGCCCCACCACCGCCAGCGCAGCCGCCACACTCTTCTTGCGCTGGGCCTTGCTCATGTTGGTGATCAGCAAAGGCAGTTCGATATTGCGCTCCGCACTCAGCATCGGCATGAGGTTGTAGAACTGGAAGATGAATCCGACGTTCTCCGCCCTCCAGCGAGCCAAGGCATTTGACGAGTGCTTGTCCAGCCGCTCATTCCCCACCCGAAGCTCACCCGCATCCGGCCGATCCAGCCCGCCGATGAGATTCAGCAGGGTGGTCTTTCCCGAACCCGAGGGCCCCATGAGCGCGACAAAGTCGCCCTCGGCAATCTCGAGATTCACGTTGTCGAGCACACTCACCGCTTGCTTGCCGCGCACATAGGTCTTGGTCAGCCCTTTGATGGAAATGATCGAACTCATGGCTTGATTCCTCGCTTTGGACGCTTGATGCGCACTGATTCAGATATCGCTTGCATTGACGGAGACTCCCTCACGCAATTTGTCGAAGCCGCTCAAGGCCACGCGATCTCCCGCCGACAGGCCGGACACAATGACTTGCCCATCACCCTCTCGTAAGCCCAGGACCACGTCCCGCCGATTGATCTTCGAACCCACGACGACGTAGACAAAGGCAGACCCGCCATCCATGCCCGACTGCACCGAATCGGCAGGCACCACCACACGCGGAACGCCGCCGGATGCGTCGGCCCTTTCCGGCGCGCGATCGCTGATGAAGGCGACATGGGCGCCCATCTCGGGAAGGATGCGCGCGTCTTTGTCCTTGAAGCCAAGGCGGACCTTGACGGTGCCCTTGCTCCGGCTGGCGGTCGGCACGATGGCCACCACCTGGCCCGCGATCTTCCAATCAGGGTAGGCATCCAACCGGATGGTCGCGGGCTGGCCAACACGCAGCTTGTGGATGAAGTTCTGGTTGACATCCACCTCGACCTCCAGCGAATCCATGTCCACCAAGGTCGCAATACCGGTGCGTATCGTTCCGCCCCCCGAAGAGATCGGGGACACGATTTCTCCGGCCTGCGCAGCCCGGCTGGTCACGACACCGCTGAAAGGCGCTCTGACGACGGTGTCGTCCAGATTGCGCTCGGCCACCGCCAAAGCCCCCTTGGAGACTTCAAGGTTCCCCTCGGAGACCAACACCGCCGCCCGCAAGCCGTCGTATTCCGATTTCCTGGTCTGCAACGCTTGAGCACTGATGAAACCGGCGGCGGCCTGTTCCTGCTCGCGCTGGTACTGCGGCAAGCCGTTCGCCAACGCCAACCGACTTTGTTCCAACATGGCCTCGGCGAGCCTGACGCCGCCTTGCGCCTGCCGCAATGCCGCCAGCATATTGCTGTCGTCCAGTTTCGCCACCACTGCGCCAGCCACCACCCGCGAGCCTTCTTCGATGAACAGTTGATCGAGTCGACCCGCCACCTTCGGCGCCAACGTGGCCTCCCGACGGGCCACCACATAGCCCGTCGCTTCCACCACCACGCCACCGGCGGGAGCACTCGCGCCACTCGCAGTGACCTGCTTGACGACCACCGCCTTGACGGGCACGGCTTGAGTACTGGGCAGATAGAACCAGGCCAGGGAGGCCCCGACCACCAAGAGGCCGGCCACGCTCCAGCCAGCCCAACGCCTCTGCGGCGTGGCCGGCTCGATCGGCTTCGCACCGGACCGGTCCACACGAAGCTGCTTGAGGAGTTCAGACTTTGCAACCGTCATTGTTCGCACCGATCGGTCAAACACCTTGATCCATGGGCGCGACGATCTCGCGGCAGCACAGCGACTGGGACCATCATGTAGCGCGAACCCATGGCACTAGGCACGCAGCGCCACTGCCACGGGCTGGCGAGCCGCCCGAACCGCCGGAACGAGGGCGCCCAGCAACCCGATCACGCACGCCCACACGATGCCGGTGAACACCAGCCGCCAGGAGACCGACAGCTCGAACACCAATTGCGAGAGGCCCGCATTGATCGTGCTGGCGACATAGCCGTTAAAGAGTGCATAGGCGAGCGCAGCACCCAGGCAGCCCCCAATCAGCGACAACAGGGCTGCCTCCAGCATGAAGGCCACCGTGATGCTGTCGGTGCGGAAGCCCACCGCCCGCAAGGTGGCCATTTCCACCTTGCGCGCATCCGCCGAGATGTACAGGCTGTGCACCGCGCCAAAGAGAGCGCCCAGCGCCATGATGAGACCAATGGTGTGCGCCGCCGTCCGGAGCGCTTCGGACAGGTCCTTGGATTGCGCATCGAAGTATTCGGACTCGATATGCGTCACCACATGCAGATTGCGGCTTCTCAGCAACTCCTCCCTGAAGCTCGCCGCTTGGGAGGGTGACACGAGCCTCACGTACACCGCATTGACGTAAGTGCCCATCTCCAGTGCGGACTGCAAGGTGTCAGCATCACCCAGCACCTCCGAGTCGTGAATGCTGCCGGACGCGTAGTGCCCCACAACCGTCCAGCTACCGTTGCCAATGCGCACCTGGTCGCCGACCTTGAAGCCTTGGAACATGCGCGCCACTCCGGTGCCCACGACCACTTCGCGCAACCCAGGCTGGAAGATGCGGCCAGTGATGACCTTGATGCTGGAGTGAATGCTCAACCCCTGCTTGCCCACCCCCCGCAGGTTCACGTTGCCATCGGCCATGGAATCGATGAACTTCGCAGGAAACACGGTGACGATCTCGGCGGAGGCAATCGCCTGCTCCTGGGCATCTCGCGCCACCTGGGGCGCGGAGACGATAGTCTCAAACGCCTCCCGCGAGATGGCGCTGCCCATCTCCGATTCCGAGCCCGAACTCATCACCAGAACGTTGTCATTCCGTCCGGAACCTTTTAATGAATTGTCGAGGCCGGCCGCAACGGCCAGCATGGTCACAAGAACCGCCACAACCCCCGCAATGCCGATCACGACAACACTGGATGATCCCAGCCGCTGGGGCAATGTCTGCAGCCCCATGGCCAGCAGCGGAAACACTTGTCGAACAAAACCGATCATGTGAACCTTCGAATCAAAACGTGTGAAGTCAACGCCTGCTGGCAAGCGCGTCAACGATCTTCAGCTTCTGTGCCTTCCACGCCGGGATGAGCGCAACGCACACGGCCAGCAGGGACGCCATCACAACCCCGGGCCACAATCCCGACTGCGACAGTTCAACGACGTGCAATTTCCTGTTGAACGCTGGCACCAGCAGATAGGCCAGCCCCAGGCCGGCGCCAGCACCCAGCGCACAGAGCAGCACCGACTCGCCCACAGTGATGAGGGTCACCAGTCGGTCTGAATACCCGAGGGTCTTCAACATCGCGAACTGGGGGATGCGCTCATGAAAGGTGTGCATCATTGCGTTGCCGATCATGAAAGCCAATGTCGCCAGGACCACGGCGGTGATCGACCCGATCACCAATCCGACGTTGCCCACCTGCTTCAGGATGGTCAGGGCCAGCGCCTGTTGCGGCGTGGACCGGGTCTCATAGGACGAATTGGCAAAGCGCGCATCAATGGCCTGCGACACCGTCGCCGCATCGATGAACTGCTTGGGCTTCACCAGATAGAGATCGACCTTGCCCTTGTCCAGAATCCTGGATTCATCCAGGTAGGCGTAATGAAACAAGATGCGGCTGCCAAACTGACCCATCATGCTCGGATCTTTGATGTTCAGGACTGCCACCACGGTGAAGGTCCAATCCGTCGAGCCGT
This genomic window contains:
- a CDS encoding non-ribosomal peptide synthetase, with translation MIDFAEFGDLVGMLKALAQHEPDADASAFFQDLENGSLRISHAALYGRVCAMGGALREAQAVGKVAVLLEPGVDFLSALLGCLQAGVTPVVAWVPQDPLSLERLQVLLTGGDVGHAITCREFHGRMASWRVPQRSMPVFRWYLVDAPDGQTALSHGRGNLPEAACSSEDAAACRARCAALMGALWRAVATASSAERCLIQALGFETFPLSSAQQVIWFDQMLDPQLPCYNIGMAWQMDGPIDPQVLQQAVQCLADAHEALRLLFLEEDGQARQMVLPQVDVALPLVDFSSSTDAEAQARSYMQSSFSQPFSLRGGLLWSTQLIRVSPTKHFWLQRYHHLVTDGVGISLIVQSVARLYNAFLQGDVLEEPASSYRAFVADDERYLRSERHALDGQYWRGRYGRLPDPLVQRPSTDAQGQLAPSAQAHWVLSREEHDRLQAYAAEQGATFTHVFLAALAAYFAWVTPNEEVVIGLPVHNRSAARHKHTPGMFSSVSPIGLHVDGARSFPALVRELVAELRRSYRHQRYPLADINRSIHLAPTGRRQLFDVMVSTMYFDGDASFGGVPARVVPMHSGFERTPLLINLRDHHRDGDVVVEFIYNTLAFDPEEIERIPRSLAVMLQSAVQHPETPVGHLPFLDATEQIRLLEDFNATAVRYEEGELVQERFEAQVRMQPQAVAVEDDTQVLSYAELNERANRVAHRLLALGIEPDDRVAICMSRGVEMVVGVLGILKSGAAYVPLDPAYPAARLAYMLSDCEPAVVLTEQALVSAVREVTPTGVALLVPDGEDGALLQAQPVVDPDTRRRHGLHSRHLAYIIYTSGSTGQPKGVQIEHRSVVNFLSAMTGLLRVSSEDAVLAVTTLSFDIAGLELYLPLINGARMVLVSRETASDASLLEQALERSGVTLMQATPVTWRMLLDNGWTGRAGLRMLCGGEALSGPLAQRLSGKGAQLWNLYGPTETTVWSTACCIDPVQAGVQAVQHIGRPIANTRIYILDGQGRPVPIGVVGEIHIGGHGVARGYWKRPDLTQQRFVEDGFSGEAGARLYKTGDLGRWLADGDIEYLGRNDHQVKIRGFRIELGEIEARLVQCPGVREAVVVAREDQGGDKRLVAYVSAQEGAQGEALAVSALRSRLAEALADYMVPSAFVVLAGLPLTPNGKIDRQALPAPEAGALVSQPYEAPADPLEQRLAQIWQELLGVERVGRHDNFFELGGHSLLAVRVIVRVRQELGVESSLRALFNQPELAAFAKSVEQAGASLGQHLGQRITPADRSAALPVSYAQQRLWFLDRLDAAAGAAYHMPVALRLSGALQRQALKATLDGLVRRHEILRTRFGSVDGQTVQWIDGPEVGFQWQEVDLSGLEEPQRTQAVQSLSQEEQRAPFDLARGPLIRGQLLKLEEQAHILLLTQHHIISDGWSTGIMVREVSALYEAYSQGREDPLEPLTIQYADYAVWQRQWLQGEVLRQQTQYWKEQLGGAPALLELPTDRPRPVEQSYEGGQWRFEIPAQVSAGLQGLAQSQGATLFMTLLAGWAVLLSRLSGQKDIVVGTPVANRQRSEVEGLIGFFVNTLALRVRLEDDPTVQELLQQVKASTLDAYEHQDLPFEQVVEALQPQRSLSHSPLFQNMLSLNNTPVQGPLQLSGLSISTLAPDSGSTQFDLSLALSETPEGLSATLSYASALYEPSSIQRLEGYLQAVLRGLVEDPTQRVSELALLSAAQRRQVLEEFNATARAYPQDELIHELFEEQVRARPQATALVYEQQQLSYGELNERANQVAHRLVQLGIRPDDRVAICMQRSVEMVVGLLGILKSGAAYVPLDPAYPAARLAYMLGDSEPGAVLTQQALVQEMRQGVAIGVPVLALDGAEAAQIEVQPRHDPDPQALGLNARHLAYIIYTSGSTGQPKGVMVEHAGVVNRLRWMQEALDLRADEAVLQKTPFGFDVSVWEFFWPLMLGARLVMARPEGHKDPAYLSAVIRHTGVTTVHFVPSMLQQFLAYEGAASCTGLRRVVCSGEELPAALARELLTTLPGTGLHNLYGPTEASVDVTAWTCSLDDHRTFVPIGRPIANTAIYILDPQGQPTPLGVSGELHIAGVQVARGYWNRAELTQQRFVPDPHSGQAAARLYKTGDLARWLPDGSIEYLGRNDHQVKIRGFRIELGEIEARLAQCLGVREAVVLARSSSSEDKRLVAYLTPHAGHELLVGELRTQLRSQLPDYMVPSAFVVLDAFPLTPNGKLDRQALPDPDDGSVAMQAYEVPVGPVECAIAGIWQELLGMQRIGRHDNFFDLGGHSLLAVQMASRLRSELQVDVPLRQLFDQGGLKDLADWVAAAAPAPHAPLVPVDRQQELALSLAQQRLWFLDQFDVSASVAYHMLGSWRIHGPLDRIVLKKTLDALVDRHEILRTSFPAWDGRPFARIAAPGCGFSLIEQDLSDDGPEDQQSRISAQANHEAGAAFDLAQGPLIRGQLLRLSASDHVLLVTQHHIISDGWSLRLLMKEVSALYDAFSRGEADPLPLPEIQYLDYAAWQRAWLQEDLQQRQIGYWKDRLADAPALLELPTDRPRPAVQTHAGAAIRLALDKELTGALKRLAAQHGATLFMTLLAGWAALLSRLSGQHEVVIGMPVANRRRRELESMVGFFVNTLALRVHADPGVSVAGLLSDVRRHTLDAYAHQDVPFEQVVEAVRPARSLGHHPLFQAMLALDNVPGAPQLHLGGLDVRWLEQSQTTARCDLCLLLSEVDGGLTGVLEYASDLFDPATIQGLAERYQRLLQAMVAGEATLIGDLPLMSDHERSRVLEGFNDTTRPYPSDRLISELFEEQARRSPQAVALVSGAEQLSYAALNEQSNRLAWHLRSMGVGPDVTVAVCMERTPDVVVAFLAVLKAGGAYVPLDPSYPVHRLDYMLSDSAPQVLITQESLLCRFPDTAVPTVVLDVAHRDRHFFHLPKENLDTSASGCTARHLAYVMYTSGSTGQPKGVMVDHRGVVRLVCGTNYITLTPDDIVAQASNISFDAATFEIWGALLSGARLTLIDRWTVVESTRLAAEVRRQGISVLFLTTALFHQVARESVEAFKPLRCLLVGGDKMEARWAEKALREGRPGELLNAYGPTETVTFAAWHSVGASVGHGNVPIGRPIANTRIYILDGQGRPVPIGVVGEIHIGGHGVARGYWKRPDLTQQRFVEDGFSGEAGARLYKTGDLGRWLADGDIEYLGRNDHQVKIRGFRIELGEIEARLVQCPGVREAVVVAREDQGGDKRLVAYVSAQEGAQGEALAVSALRSRLAEALADYMVPSAFVVLAGLPLTPNGKIDRQALPARRPVRW
- a CDS encoding efflux RND transporter periplasmic adaptor subunit, translated to MFDRSVRTMTVAKSELLKQLRVDRSGAKPIEPATPQRRWAGWSVAGLLVVGASLAWFYLPSTQAVPVKAVVVKQVTASGASAPAGGVVVEATGYVVARREATLAPKVAGRLDQLFIEEGSRVVAGAVVAKLDDSNMLAALRQAQGGVRLAEAMLEQSRLALANGLPQYQREQEQAAAGFISAQALQTRKSEYDGLRAAVLVSEGNLEVSKGALAVAERNLDDTVVRAPFSGVVTSRAAQAGEIVSPISSGGGTIRTGIATLVDMDSLEVEVDVNQNFIHKLRVGQPATIRLDAYPDWKIAGQVVAIVPTASRSKGTVKVRLGFKDKDARILPEMGAHVAFISDRAPERADASGGVPRVVVPADSVQSGMDGGSAFVYVVVGSKINRRDVVLGLREGDGQVIVSGLSAGDRVALSGFDKLREGVSVNASDI
- a CDS encoding ABC transporter permease; protein product: MIGFVRQVFPLLAMGLQTLPQRLGSSSVVVIGIAGVVAVLVTMLAVAAGLDNSLKGSGRNDNVLVMSSGSESEMGSAISREAFETIVSAPQVARDAQEQAIASAEIVTVFPAKFIDSMADGNVNLRGVGKQGLSIHSSIKVITGRIFQPGLREVVVGTGVARMFQGFKVGDQVRIGNGSWTVVGHYASGSIHDSEVLGDADTLQSALEMGTYVNAVYVRLVSPSQAASFREELLRSRNLHVVTHIESEYFDAQSKDLSEALRTAAHTIGLIMALGALFGAVHSLYISADARKVEMATLRAVGFRTDSITVAFMLEAALLSLIGGCLGAALAYALFNGYVASTINAGLSQLVFELSVSWRLVFTGIVWACVIGLLGALVPAVRAARQPVAVALRA
- a CDS encoding ABC transporter ATP-binding protein — protein: MSSIISIKGLTKTYVRGKQAVSVLDNVNLEIAEGDFVALMGPSGSGKTTLLNLIGGLDRPDAGELRVGNERLDKHSSNALARWRAENVGFIFQFYNLMPMLSAERNIELPLLITNMSKAQRKKSVAAALAVVGLEDRAKHKPSELSGGQLQRVAIARALVADPRLLVCDEPTGDLDRATADDILLLLELLSREHGKTIVMVTHDQKAASHAKRTWHLDKGRLVDQGGAAAFA